From Candidatus Manganitrophus morganii, the proteins below share one genomic window:
- a CDS encoding peptidylprolyl isomerase produces the protein METSQGKITLELFEKEAPKTVANFIELAEGTKEWTDPKTRQKVKRPLYDGVIFHRVIPGFMIQGGDPLGNGSGGPGYQFEDEFSANLKFDRPGRLAMANAGRNTNGSQFFITEGATDWLNNRHTIFGQVIEGQEVVKKIVALPRDERDRPKTEVVIKKVQIIRSK, from the coding sequence ATGGAGACGTCGCAGGGGAAAATCACCCTGGAGCTCTTTGAGAAAGAGGCCCCGAAAACGGTGGCGAACTTCATCGAGCTGGCCGAGGGAACCAAAGAGTGGACCGATCCGAAAACGAGACAAAAGGTGAAGCGGCCGCTCTACGACGGCGTGATCTTTCATCGCGTCATTCCCGGCTTTATGATCCAAGGGGGAGATCCGCTCGGGAACGGGAGCGGAGGACCCGGCTACCAATTTGAGGATGAGTTCTCGGCCAACTTGAAATTCGATCGCCCCGGCCGCCTGGCAATGGCGAACGCCGGCCGCAATACCAACGGGAGCCAGTTCTTTATTACGGAAGGAGCGACCGATTGGTTGAACAACCGTCACACGATCTTCGGCCAGGTCATCGAAGGCCAGGAGGTGGTCAAGAAGATCGTCGCCCTCCCGCGCGACGAACGCGACCGCCCCAAAACCGAGGTGGTGATCAAGAAGGTGCAAATTATCAGATCGAAGTAA